Below is a window of uncultured Cohaesibacter sp. DNA.
TAGCTCAGCTCAGACTTCCAGCTTGCCTGTATGCTTGACCGCCCGCAATGTCAGGGTGGAATTGACCCGGACCACGCCGGGCAGATTGGTCAGGATATCATGATGGATGCGCTCCAGATCGGCCGCATTGCGATAGATGACGCGCAACAGATAATCATATTGCCCGGCCAGCAGATAGCAGTCCTGTATCTCGTTGATATCCTTGATTGCCCGCTCGAAACGGGCAAGAGACTCGCGGCCCTGTCCATCCAGAGTGACAAACACGAAGGCGGCGCCTGACATGCCGCAGGCCTTCATGTTCAATTGCATGTGATAGCCTGAAACCAGACCGCTTTCTTCCAGCTGCTTGACCCGCCGCAGACAGGCCGAAGGCGACAGATTGACCTTCTCGGCCAGCTCGGCGTTGCTCAACCGTCCGTTATCCTGAAGCAGGTTGAGAATCTGGCGGTCGCGTTTGTCTAACTGATCTAGGTTCATGAAATTCGATCTTTCTTGAAATTTGTGAAATAATATGCGAAAAAATACCGTGAATACAAGCGCATTTCGCGGCACATTGCGCATATTTTGCGTCATCATTGATATGTTATTCGAATTCCCCAAAAGCGTCCTGCAAGGCGATGTAACAGGCATTCTAAAGGCCGTCACATCAACAACAAAAAGACGCATTGGCTGCAATAGACCCCACGGAGAACTCAACAATGCTTATCGGATGCCCCAAAGAGATCAAAGACCATGAAGACCGCGTTGGTCTGGTCCCTTCTTCTGTTCTGGAACTGGTCGCCAATGGCCATGAAGTCCTGATTGAAACCAATGCCGGTGCCGGTATTGGCTGTTCTGATGATGACTATGTCGCAGCAGGCGCGAAAATCGCCGCCACTGCCGACGAAATCTTCGCCAAGGCCGAAATGGTCGTAAAGGTTAAAGAGCCTCTCGCTGTTGAGCGCGCAAAGCTGCGCCCCGGTCAGTTGCTTTTCACCTATCTTCATCTGGCTCCCGATGCCGCCCAGACCGCCGATCTGGTCAAGTCCGGCGCGACCTGCATTGCCTATGAAACCGTGACTTCTCCCACCGGCGCATTGCCGCTTCTCTTCCCGATGTCCGAAGTTGCCGGTCGTCTGGCCCCTCAGGTTGGCGCGCAGGCTCTGGAAAATAACGGTGGTGGCATGGGCATTCTGCTCGGTGGCGTACCGGGTGTTGATCCCGCTGAAGTCGTCATCATCGGCGCTGGCGTTTCCGGCTCCAACGCTGCCCGCGTTGCCCTTGGCATGGGAGCAAGCGTCACCATGGTTGATAGCAACACCAACGCGCTGCGTGCCGCCGTTGACCGCTTCGGCACCGCCATCAAGACCGTCTATTCCAACAAGGGCAACATCGCGCGCCTCGTTGCCAAGGCCGACCTTGTCATCGGTACCGTACTGATCCCGGGTGCTGAGACCCCCAAACTGGTCACTGCCGAAATGATCAAGTCCATGCGTCCCGGCTCTGCCGTGGTGGACGTGGCCATCGATCAGGGCGGCTGCTTTGAAACCTCCAAGGCAACCACTCATTCCGACCCGACCTATGTGGTTGATGGTGTCGTGCATTATTGCGTCGCCAACATGCCCGGCTGCGTTGCCCGTACCTCCACTTTCGCCCTTAACAATGCCACCCTGCCTTTCGCATTGGCTCTGGCCAACAAGGGGTGGGAGCAGGCTTGCAAGGATGATCCATATCTGCGCACCGGCCTCAATGTGCATGACGGCAAGGTTACCTATCAAGCCGTCGCCAAGGCGCTCGGCTATGATTTCACCTCTCCTGAGAGCATTCTCGGGCTCTGAGGCCGGATTGCACCGTGCGAATGCCTGAGAGCGTTCCCCGGTTACCAGAATAAGAAAAACGCCCGATCATCAAGAGATGGTCGGGCGTTTCTTATGGAAACTAATCATCTGTCTTTCAGGCCTGGGCAGCAGTCTTGCGCCATCATGCGCGGCGCAAATAGCGGGATTTCTCGCAGCAATGGGCATAATGGAAGACGAAAATCTCGTCCCAGCCCTTGTCATAGCCATCGCGCATCATCGAAGCCAATGCGCCGAAGCAATCCCAGCCACCATGCACCAGCTTGACCAATGTGCGCTCGGGGGCCATCAAGATGAAGCTGACAACGAGCTGGGTTGAATGGTCCAGTGGCTGGCCCATATGAAAATTGATCGCCAGCGAATTGGGTTCGTCGCAATCGGTAAAATTGCCCCAGACATGGCGGGTATCGTCGGAGGCTATTTCGATGATTGCACCACCCGGCACCGGATCTGTTTCCAGCGCCTTGGCTGCAACCCCGGTGCTGTGGATCGAAATGGACCGCGTGTCCAGTGGCCACCAACTGCCCATCCCCACGGAAAACAGGCGATAGGCCGTTAGGATGTCGGTCGGCACCTCAATCACTTTTACGATCGGCTTATACATGGCTCAATCCTGATCATGTCGGCCGTGGATCCAGTTGAAAGCTGGCTTTGATCCGACGGTCGACCAAAACGGAAAACGTTTGCTCTTTGTTGTTTGCTGGGTGATTGCTCTCTCAAATCACATCAAACAGGATAAAGATCTGGCCGTCGCCGCACAAGGCATCCTTGGTAGGATAAGCCATCGGTAAAAGTGCAACCGACTGTTTCAATAGAGCGAATTCCTGCTGTAAAGATGGACTTCCCGGGCGCGACCTGCGCAAGGAAGCTTGAGGTGAGACAGGAGCTCCAAAAGCCGCGTTCGATGGGTGTCACCGCTGTTCGGGTGGCGTTCCTTGTTTCTTCTGACGATGGCGTGTCATCAGCGGGCGTGTCGTTTTGAGCACACGGCCGATGCTGCGCCCGGCGCGTTCTTCCAGCCAGACGACGCCATGATCAAGCCAATCGACCTGCTTGCGCAGACGCCTTATGGCATTGCGCCCGACGCGGCTGTTGGCGATGACGAGAAAGCTACCCAGCGCCAGCAATGGAACGCCCGTAGGGATCGGCAGCCATATGGTTGCCAGACCAGCCAGCAGGCACAGAAAGGCGAAGCCCATGATCGCCCATTGCCTGAGATTTGAGATCACTGCCTTCTGCTCCCTGAGGATGGCTGCTAACGAGGCCCACCGAGAAACCTCCGGACCGATTGAAGCAGTTCAAGAGATCCGTGTTACAAGCCTGTAATGACACCTGATTTGCAATCCATTAAGCCCCATCTGTGACAGCTTGAAGACAGCACCAGCGACAGGGCGAGGCCTCGCACAGCTGTATCGGAAACGCGGGGAGGGCCGTCGCTGTTTTTGAAAAATCCCGATTGGACAAGCTTTCTGGCTGCGGTAAAGGTCCGGCGCGGCGGTTATATGTCGAGATTTTTGGAACTGTGACGCAGGCGCGATTCCAGCGGCTGGGTGGTTTTGAGCACGCGAACCATCTTGGCCTTGCTGCGGCCTTCAAACCAGCGCATCTGCCGGTCAATAAGGTCAAACCGGCGTCTGACACCGCGCACCAGAGCGCGCCCCCGCCGACTATATGCGATCAGCAGGAAGGTGGCAAAGGTCATCAGAATCGCACCGATAGGCACCGGCGTCCACACGGATCCCAATCCAACAAGAAACAGCATGATAGCGAAGGCGATGATCAGCCATCGCTTAATATGGACCATCTATTGGCGACCCTTCCTGCTTATCCTGAGCCAGACTGCACCCGGGATATGACTTTCCCTGCAATATCTAGTCAGCTTCTTGGCAAGATCAAGTCGCTTCATGCCAAAAGCAGAATTTATACAGACCGGTAACGGATCTCGTGAGCGACAAAACAGCCTGCCCCGCATTCGCGCTTCACAGGCTTGCCCTTTTTTTACGGCCCGATTGGCTTGGTGAAATCAGCGTGTCAGCGTGACCACGCATTCCACATGGGGCGAATAGAGAAACTGGTCGACCGGTGTCACCGAAGCGATGCTGTAACCACCGTCTACCAGAATGCGCAAGTCGCGGGCGAGCGTTCCGGGATTGCAGGAAACCGCGACAACCACGGGTACTTTCGATTTGGCGATTTCCTCGCATTGTGCCTTGGCTCCGGCGCGCGGCGGATCGAACACCAGAGCATCGAATTTCTTCATTTCCTGAGCCAGAAGCGGGCGGCGGAACAGATCGCGCCGCTCCATCTTGATGCCCTTGAGCTTGTCGCCAAAGCGCCATGCCCGCTCCAGCGCCTTGAGGGCAGCGTCTTCGCTCTCCAGCGCCCAGACCTGCGCTTTTCTGGCAAGCCGCAGGGCAAAGGTGCCCGAACCGCAGAATAGATCGATCACCCTTTTGGCATCGCCCACGCTCTCAAGCACCAGTTTTGCCATCGCCAGCTCGGCGTTTTCCTCGGCCTGAACAAAGGCGCCGGCCGGTGGGCTGACTTCAGCCCCGCCCATCTGCAACAAGGGCGGGCGGCGCTCCAGCAGCGTATCCCCATTGGCAGAAAGACGCGCCAGATCGAGCGCTTCGGCCATTTCAACCGCCTTGAGATAATCCTGCCCCTGCCGCATGTCCCTGACATCATCCAGACTGACATCGACCCCGTTATGGGTCGCCAGCAAGGTGACACGGGCCAGATTTTTCTTGCTCATGAAAAGCGGCAGATAGTCGGCCAGCTTGGGCAACAGGGCATTGAGAGCCGGTACCAGAAGCGGGCAATGATGGACATCAACCACCCGCGTCGAGCGGGCTTCATGATAACCGAACAACAGCCGACGCCCGATAAGGCGGGCGGTCAGAACAGCTCTGCGCCTTTTTCCCGGTTCTGTCGCAACGAGCGGCGCGATTGGCAGATCTTCAAAGCCGCGCGAGGCCAGTGCATCTCTGACCAGTGCCTGCTTCCATGCGCCATAGGCTGCTGGGGCCAAATGCTGCATGGCGCAGCCACCGCAGGTCTGAAACAGCGGGCAGACCGGCGCGATCCTGTCAGCGGAAGGCTCAAGGACCTCTTCCAACTCGCCGCGCTCGCCCATCGGCGTCACCCGCACCCGCTCTCCAGCCAGAGCAAAAGGAACATACAGACTGCCAGCACTGTGATAGGCGATGCCATCGCCCTTGCCGCCAAGCTCGTCAATTGTGATTTCTACAGGATCGGTCACGGTCTCTTTGGTCCTTCAGCGGTCTTGTGCCCGGGTGATGTCAGCATGAAGCCTTCATCTGAGCGGGTTTTGGTCTAAAGCAAATCTATCGGATTCGCTGATCATTGTCGTCTGTCGCATTTCGTCTCTGGCTGGTCTCTGGCTGGTCCATCGCCACCCTTAGCAGATCTTGGGGCGGCTATGAGGCAAATCCGGCGCAGCGGTCAAACAGGAGACAAAGGATTTAGTCCCTTGTTGTTCTAAGGGCAAGGGTCTCGCTGATCAATTCGTGGCAATAGTGTTGCCGTGAAATGGAAATGGACCTTTTAGTAAAAATTGAAATATTTTTATATTGCAATTTATGATGGAATTTTGGATTCTCTTTACGGAAATCAGGTATCCTGCCTGCGTGTTTGATTTGATAGAGGGAATGATTGACCAGATCATTCATCGCGCAAGGGTCGATGAAAGATTCTGTCTCCGGTATTGGGTGGGCATATCTGACCGGCATCTGATTTCGACCTGCAGGGAGACCATGACATGCGGGCCATAATTCTGTTTGCGATTATGCTTTTCTTTTCTCTGGCTCCTGTTGCTCAAGGGCAGGAGAAACAGCATTTTCTACTGGATAGTTGGAAAATTGGCAAAATCAGCGGCGCGGCCCGAATAGAGGTGCCCGGCCATGAGGCCATGGTCATCACGAAAGGTCGGGTCCTGTTTCCGGGGCAGACCTTGATGACGGGCCATCGCACGCGCCTGCAAATGACCAATGGCAAGCAGCGTCTTCAGCTCGGCTCCAATACGGTTCTGAGCCTGCCTTCCTTGCATCAGCAGAAGGCTGACATGACGATCATTCGTCAGCTAACCGGCACCGTCACATTTTCCATAGACAAAAAGAACAAGAAACATTTCAAGGTGGAAACCCCCTATATGGTGGCGGCGGTGAAAGGAACCGAATTTACCGTGTCCATTGATCCCGCATGGGCCAATGTGCGGGTTCATAAGGGCATCGTAGAAGTGCGCAACAGTCTCAATGATGAAGCATTTGACGTGACTGCAGGGCAAGCCGCAGCCATGAATGTTGTCGGATTGCATGGCAAAGGATGGTTTGCGTCGCGGTCAGCATCGCCAGAAAGGGCGGCAAGCCTGACACCGGCCCTCTTGTCCCGGTCTTCACCAGCCTTGGCCTCAGCGCGGCTGACGCTGGTGGCACGTGGTGAGGAAAGCCCTGAAAAGCGCGCGATGCTCAGGGAGCAAACCGAGCGCGAAGGCTCCTCGAATATTCTGGGGCTGATTGGTGGGGCCGGGGCAAGCCTGCTGGCGGCAGTCTTCGGTTTCTTCGGGGCAATCGCCAACGCCATATATGGCTGGATCTCCAGCCTGATTGTTGCGGTGCTTTCGCCGCTGCTTGATAGGGCAGAGGGCTTTGCCGCGCTTGATCATTGGGTGCGCGTGGTCATGATCGGGCTGGCTGCAGGGCTGCTCCTCGGGGCCGGGTCACTCTATTATTTCCTGTTCCACCGGCGATAAGACAAACTGTTCTTTTCTGCAACAGGGGCATGATGCGGCAACCCGGATATCATGAAACGAAAAACCCGCAGCGATAAAGCGGCGGGTTTCGCTAAAACTTGATTTCGGTATTCCGGGCATGAAAGATCAGGCCAGCTTGGTTTTGCCTTTAGCTGTCCTTGGCTGCCAGCTTCTCGCGGGCGACCGCACGCCAGCCGATATCCCGGCGGCAGAAGCCATTGTCCCAGCGCACGGCATCAACCGCCTTGTAGGCCAGGCTCTGTGCCTCGGTGACCGATTTTCCTCGGGCGCAGACATTGAGCACGCGCCCGCCTGTGGCCAGCAATTTGCCATCCTTCTCAGCCGTACCCGCATGAAAAATGGTAACCCCTTCCAATGCCTCGGCGGCGGAGAGATCATCGATCACCGTGCCTTTTTCATATGAACCGGGATAGCCCTTGGAGGCGAGCACCACATTCATCACCACGTCATCGGACCAGTTGGCCTTGACCCCGTCGAGCTCGCCCTTGGCTGCGGCAAGCAACAGCTCCAGCAGATCGCTTTCAAGACGCATCATCAGGGTCTGGCATTCAGGATCGCCAAAACGGACGTTATATTCGATCAACTCGGGCCCCTTGTCGGTGATCATCAGGCCGACAAACAGGATGCCGCTGAAGGGAGCGCCACGGCTTGCCATACCGCGGATCGTCGGGCGCACAATCTTTTCCATGACCTCTTCGGTCAGCGCTTTTGTCATCACCGGAGCCGGGCTATAGGCACCCATGCCGCCGGTGTTGGGGCCGGTATCGCCTTCGCCAACCGGCTTGTGATCCTGCGCCGAGGCAAGATGCAGCGCCGTCTTGCCATCACAAAGGGCAAACAGGCTGGCTTCCTCGCCCTGCAAAAAGGCTTCGATCACGACTTCCGCGCCAGCATCGCCAAAGGCACCATCGAAGCATTCCCTGACAGCGGCTTCGGCTTCGGCGTCGCTCATGGCGACGGTCACGCCCTTGCCTGCGGCCAGCCCATCGGCCTTGATGACGATGGGGGCCGGATGTTCCTTGAGATAGGCGAGGGCAGAGGCGCAATCGCCAAAGCGGGCATAGGCTGCGGTCGGAATGTCAAACTGGGCGCAGAGATCCTTGGTATAGCCTTTGGAGCCCTCCAGCTGGGCGGCTTCTTTGGATGGTCCGAAGCTGAGGATACCCGCCGCACTGAGGCTGTCTACGAGACCGTCAACCAGCGGTGCCTCTGGGCCGACGATCACGAAATCAATGGCGTTGGTCTTGCAGAAGGCGACGACCGCCGCATGATCGCTTTCACTGACATCGGCTTTCTCGGCCATGGCCAGAAGTCCGGCATTGCCCGGAGCGACATAAAGTGCGCCAAGACGGGGGGATTTCTTCAGGCCATAGGCAAGCGCATGTTCGCGTCCGCCAGAGCCGATGAGAAGAACGTTGAGGCGATCAGTCATCACGGGCACCTTTGCAAAAGTGAGCCATCAGCAAGGCTCGGATATCGGAATTGGACAGGTGCAAGTCTGCTACCCTTCAGCCATGATAAAATCAAGCCTGCAACCGGCCTGCGGACAAATTCTTGCCCTAAAAGCCATGATTAATTGCTGAAATGGCAACAGGCCGGGCCTGATTGTTCGCCACTTGGCGTAAAGTCCGGAACATGGCCACAGAACCGGGCGGGGCTACGCAGCTCGCGGGGGGGCTTGTTTGGGGTGCATGCCTGCAAGCAAGGAGAGATGAAAATCATCTCTGCATTTAGAAAAAGCCGATCCAAAAGAAGACACCTTGCGTATCTAACAGGTATGACGGTTCGGAAAACTTGGAATTAGTTTAATATATACAAAATGATACAGGCGCGAGACACTACAATACAATTTGGGTGGTTGACGTTGCCTTGCTCTTGGGGCAATGCTCATGAATGCATAAGGGTTCTCCTTTTGGGCAAACAATCATGGCCAAGGACATTTACATGAAGGAACAGGCAACTCTGGGAGATGGACGCGTTGCGGATGCAGTGCGTGGCCATTGGGCAGACACTCTGCTGCCTGCATGGGTCCGTCCCTATGCGCGCCTGTCCCGGCTGGAGCGGCCGATCGGCTGGTGGCTTTTGCTCTGGCCATGCCTCTGGTCCCTGACGCTTGCCGTGTCGGTCACAGATGCCGACAATTTGCCGCCCATTGAGCGCATCCTCTGGTATGGCCTTGCCTTTTGGCTGGGAGCCGTTGCCATGCGGGGCGCTGGCTGTACCTATAATGATATTGTCGATCAGGATATCGATGAGATGGTCGAGCGCACGCGCTCGCGTCCTCTGCCCAGCCATCAGGTTTCCCGTCGTCATGCATGGGGCTGGCTGATTGCTCAATTGCTGATCGGTCTGTTCGTGCTGCTTCAGTTCAACAATTATACCATATGGCTCGGCTTCGCCTCGCTCAGCGTGGTGGCCATCTATCCCTTCATGAAGCGGATCACCCATTGGCCTCAACTGGTGCTCGGGCTTGCCTTCTCATGGGGGGCGCTTGTTGGCTGGACTGCGATCACCGGGCAACTGGCTCCGGCCCCCGTGCTGATGTATCTGGGCGCCATCGTCTGGACCATCGGCTATGACACCATCTATGCCCATCAGGACAAGGAAGATGATGTCATGATCGGGGTGAAATCGACCGCGCTGCTGTTCGCTGAAAATACCCGTGGCTGGCTCAGCCTGTTCTACGCCGTCATGGTGCTGTGCATGCTTTCCTGCTTCTGGCTGTCTGGCGTGTCATGGCCTGCCTTTGTCGGACTGGTCATTGCCGCGCTGCATATGGGCTGGCAGATCTGGAAGCTGGATATCGGCAATGCGGGCCAGTGCCTCGCTTTGTTCCGGTCCAACACGCAGATAGGCTGGATCATTTTTGCCGGATTGCTGGCCAGCATCTGGCTTTGAGCGGAAAAATCCCGTCCCCCGTCTCCCTGATTTCAGCAAAGGTCAGGCAGTTTTCTCCGCACCGAGAAGATATTCCTTGTTGCCATCGCCGCCCAGAATGGGCGAGGGGATGAGATCGCGCACCTGCCAGCCAACGCAGGCCGGGTCATCGGAGCTGGCAAGCCAATCGGCAATGGCCTGAGCTGCCCTTTCTCCCTCCATTGCATCGCGTACGATGCCGCCCTTGCCAATGCCCTTCTTGCCCACCTCAAACTGGGGTTTGACCAGCAAGAGGGCGAAGCTGTCCGGTGCGGCCATGCCGAGCGCTGCGGGCAGGGCGAGCCGCAGGGAAATGAAAGACACATCGCTGACCAGCGCGCTAAAGGGCTCTGGCACATGGCTTTGGTCCAGATGGCGTGCATTGACCCCTTCGAGCGAATGCAGGCGCGGATTCTCCAACAGGCTGGGATGCATCTGGTCATGTCCGACATCGATGCCATAGACCGCCTGTGCGCCCCGCTCAAGCAGCACCTGACAGAAGCCCCCGGTCGAGGCCCCGATATCGACCGCAATCCGTCCGGCCGGATCAAAGCCAAAATGGTCAAGCCCGCCAATCAGTTTCAGCGCAGCGCGCGAGACATAGCCTGATGCCGGATCATTCATTTCCAATGCCGCATCCGGCCCCACCATCTGGCTGGCCTTGGTCGCTGGCTTGCCATCCACCTGCGCAAAGCCACGCTTGATCGCATCGCGGGCACGCGCCCGACTGGCGCAAAGGCCGCGTTCCACAAGAGCCTGATCAAGACGCAGTTTCTCCATAAGACAAGACCTTTCCCTGAGGGCATGGCATTCGAAAGTGAGGGCTGGCCAGAAAGCCAAGGCCCTTGAAGGCCAAAGCCCCGTGAAAGCCAAAGCCTGTGCAAGGCAATGGCTGACCTGAAACCCTGCTGTCAATAAGGCCTGAAAAGCTGCAAATCAAGGGGCGCAATTCAAGAGGCGCAACTCAATAGGTGCAAATGGCCATGCGGCGCTATTGGGCGCTGGCAATCAGATTGCGCAATTTCACCA
It encodes the following:
- a CDS encoding Lrp/AsnC family transcriptional regulator, whose product is MNLDQLDKRDRQILNLLQDNGRLSNAELAEKVNLSPSACLRRVKQLEESGLVSGYHMQLNMKACGMSGAAFVFVTLDGQGRESLARFERAIKDINEIQDCYLLAGQYDYLLRVIYRNAADLERIHHDILTNLPGVVRVNSTLTLRAVKHTGKLEV
- the ald gene encoding alanine dehydrogenase: MLIGCPKEIKDHEDRVGLVPSSVLELVANGHEVLIETNAGAGIGCSDDDYVAAGAKIAATADEIFAKAEMVVKVKEPLAVERAKLRPGQLLFTYLHLAPDAAQTADLVKSGATCIAYETVTSPTGALPLLFPMSEVAGRLAPQVGAQALENNGGGMGILLGGVPGVDPAEVVIIGAGVSGSNAARVALGMGASVTMVDSNTNALRAAVDRFGTAIKTVYSNKGNIARLVAKADLVIGTVLIPGAETPKLVTAEMIKSMRPGSAVVDVAIDQGGCFETSKATTHSDPTYVVDGVVHYCVANMPGCVARTSTFALNNATLPFALALANKGWEQACKDDPYLRTGLNVHDGKVTYQAVAKALGYDFTSPESILGL
- a CDS encoding class I SAM-dependent RNA methyltransferase, whose amino-acid sequence is MTDPVEITIDELGGKGDGIAYHSAGSLYVPFALAGERVRVTPMGERGELEEVLEPSADRIAPVCPLFQTCGGCAMQHLAPAAYGAWKQALVRDALASRGFEDLPIAPLVATEPGKRRRAVLTARLIGRRLLFGYHEARSTRVVDVHHCPLLVPALNALLPKLADYLPLFMSKKNLARVTLLATHNGVDVSLDDVRDMRQGQDYLKAVEMAEALDLARLSANGDTLLERRPPLLQMGGAEVSPPAGAFVQAEENAELAMAKLVLESVGDAKRVIDLFCGSGTFALRLARKAQVWALESEDAALKALERAWRFGDKLKGIKMERRDLFRRPLLAQEMKKFDALVFDPPRAGAKAQCEEIAKSKVPVVVAVSCNPGTLARDLRILVDGGYSIASVTPVDQFLYSPHVECVVTLTR
- a CDS encoding FecR domain-containing protein; this encodes MRAIILFAIMLFFSLAPVAQGQEKQHFLLDSWKIGKISGAARIEVPGHEAMVITKGRVLFPGQTLMTGHRTRLQMTNGKQRLQLGSNTVLSLPSLHQQKADMTIIRQLTGTVTFSIDKKNKKHFKVETPYMVAAVKGTEFTVSIDPAWANVRVHKGIVEVRNSLNDEAFDVTAGQAAAMNVVGLHGKGWFASRSASPERAASLTPALLSRSSPALASARLTLVARGEESPEKRAMLREQTEREGSSNILGLIGGAGASLLAAVFGFFGAIANAIYGWISSLIVAVLSPLLDRAEGFAALDHWVRVVMIGLAAGLLLGAGSLYYFLFHRR
- the purD gene encoding phosphoribosylamine--glycine ligase, whose product is MTDRLNVLLIGSGGREHALAYGLKKSPRLGALYVAPGNAGLLAMAEKADVSESDHAAVVAFCKTNAIDFVIVGPEAPLVDGLVDSLSAAGILSFGPSKEAAQLEGSKGYTKDLCAQFDIPTAAYARFGDCASALAYLKEHPAPIVIKADGLAAGKGVTVAMSDAEAEAAVRECFDGAFGDAGAEVVIEAFLQGEEASLFALCDGKTALHLASAQDHKPVGEGDTGPNTGGMGAYSPAPVMTKALTEEVMEKIVRPTIRGMASRGAPFSGILFVGLMITDKGPELIEYNVRFGDPECQTLMMRLESDLLELLLAAAKGELDGVKANWSDDVVMNVVLASKGYPGSYEKGTVIDDLSAAEALEGVTIFHAGTAEKDGKLLATGGRVLNVCARGKSVTEAQSLAYKAVDAVRWDNGFCRRDIGWRAVAREKLAAKDS
- the ubiA gene encoding 4-hydroxybenzoate octaprenyltransferase; the encoded protein is MAKDIYMKEQATLGDGRVADAVRGHWADTLLPAWVRPYARLSRLERPIGWWLLLWPCLWSLTLAVSVTDADNLPPIERILWYGLAFWLGAVAMRGAGCTYNDIVDQDIDEMVERTRSRPLPSHQVSRRHAWGWLIAQLLIGLFVLLQFNNYTIWLGFASLSVVAIYPFMKRITHWPQLVLGLAFSWGALVGWTAITGQLAPAPVLMYLGAIVWTIGYDTIYAHQDKEDDVMIGVKSTALLFAENTRGWLSLFYAVMVLCMLSCFWLSGVSWPAFVGLVIAALHMGWQIWKLDIGNAGQCLALFRSNTQIGWIIFAGLLASIWL
- a CDS encoding TlyA family RNA methyltransferase, whose translation is MEKLRLDQALVERGLCASRARARDAIKRGFAQVDGKPATKASQMVGPDAALEMNDPASGYVSRAALKLIGGLDHFGFDPAGRIAVDIGASTGGFCQVLLERGAQAVYGIDVGHDQMHPSLLENPRLHSLEGVNARHLDQSHVPEPFSALVSDVSFISLRLALPAALGMAAPDSFALLLVKPQFEVGKKGIGKGGIVRDAMEGERAAQAIADWLASSDDPACVGWQVRDLIPSPILGGDGNKEYLLGAEKTA